Proteins encoded together in one Rhizobium bangladeshense window:
- a CDS encoding ammonium transporter has protein sequence MSISKFSSTFARVGAASAALLAPAVAFAQEAAAPAAAAAAPALTMDKGDNTWMLVSSALVLLMTIPGLALFYGGLVRAKNMLSVLMQVFMITAVVALLWVTYGYSLAFTDGGSLNSFVGGFSKAFLAGVDPSSLVETFSKGVAIPEYTFIVFQMTFACITPGLIVGAFAERIKFSAVMLFVVLWVTFIYFPMAHMVWFWGGPSSYTSPAGLIFSYGAIDFAGGTVVHINAGIAGLVGAIMLGKRTGYKKEIMAPHSMTLTMVGASLLWVGWFGFNAGSNLEANGYASLAMINTFVAAAAAAVSWCIVESLARGKASMLGGASGAVAGLVAVTPAAGFAGPMGSIVLGLIVSPVCYFFVDVVKNKFNYDDSLDVFGVHCIGGIIGALGTGILVNPALGGAGIVDYSTADFAATYAGTATQVLNQAKGVLTTLLWSGIGSAILFKIVDVVIGLRVSVEAEREGLDLATHGEAAYHS, from the coding sequence ATGTCAATTTCGAAGTTTTCTTCCACCTTTGCGCGGGTCGGCGCAGCATCGGCTGCGCTTCTTGCGCCGGCCGTCGCCTTCGCGCAGGAAGCTGCTGCGCCAGCCGCTGCCGCCGCTGCTCCTGCTCTCACGATGGACAAGGGTGACAATACCTGGATGCTCGTCTCCTCGGCGCTCGTCCTTTTAATGACCATCCCCGGCCTTGCGCTATTCTACGGCGGTCTTGTCCGCGCCAAGAACATGCTCTCCGTGCTGATGCAGGTCTTCATGATCACGGCCGTGGTGGCGCTGCTCTGGGTGACCTACGGCTATTCGCTCGCCTTCACCGACGGCGGCTCGCTGAACAGCTTCGTCGGCGGCTTCTCCAAGGCGTTCCTTGCCGGCGTCGATCCCTCGTCGCTGGTCGAGACCTTCTCGAAGGGCGTCGCAATTCCCGAATACACCTTCATCGTCTTCCAGATGACCTTCGCCTGCATCACACCCGGCCTCATCGTCGGCGCCTTTGCCGAGCGCATCAAGTTCTCGGCCGTCATGCTCTTCGTCGTGCTCTGGGTCACCTTCATCTACTTCCCGATGGCGCACATGGTCTGGTTCTGGGGCGGTCCGAGCTCCTACACTTCGCCGGCCGGCCTTATCTTCTCTTACGGCGCAATCGACTTTGCCGGCGGCACGGTCGTTCACATCAATGCCGGTATTGCCGGTCTTGTCGGTGCCATCATGCTCGGCAAGCGCACGGGCTATAAGAAGGAAATCATGGCTCCGCATTCGATGACGTTGACCATGGTCGGTGCCTCGCTGCTCTGGGTCGGCTGGTTCGGCTTCAACGCCGGTTCCAACCTCGAAGCCAACGGCTATGCATCGCTCGCCATGATCAACACCTTCGTCGCGGCGGCAGCCGCCGCGGTATCCTGGTGCATCGTCGAAAGCCTCGCCCGCGGCAAGGCTTCGATGCTCGGTGGCGCTTCCGGCGCCGTCGCCGGCCTCGTTGCCGTCACCCCTGCCGCCGGCTTTGCCGGGCCGATGGGCTCGATCGTTCTCGGCCTCATCGTTTCGCCGGTCTGCTACTTCTTCGTCGACGTCGTGAAGAACAAGTTCAACTACGACGACAGCCTCGACGTTTTCGGCGTCCATTGCATCGGCGGCATCATCGGCGCTCTTGGCACAGGCATCCTCGTCAATCCGGCGCTGGGCGGTGCAGGCATCGTCGACTATTCGACGGCCGATTTCGCCGCCACCTATGCCGGCACGGCAACCCAGGTCTTGAACCAGGCGAAGGGCGTTCTCACGACTCTTCTGTGGTCGGGTATCGGCTCGGCGATCCTCTTCAAGATCGTCGACGTCGTCATCGGCCTGCGCGTCAGCGTCGAAGCCGAGCGCGAAGGTCTCGACCTCGCGACCCACGGCGAAGCCGCCTATCACTCGTAA
- a CDS encoding P-II family nitrogen regulator gives MGNQMKIVMAIIKPFKLDEVREALTAIGIQGLTVTEVKGYGRQKGHTEIYRGTEYAVSFLPKLKIEIAVASELVDRAVEAIAASAKTGQIGDGKIFVYSIDHAVRIRTGETDSEAL, from the coding sequence ATGGGAAACCAGATGAAAATTGTGATGGCTATTATCAAGCCGTTCAAGCTCGATGAGGTCCGCGAAGCCCTTACGGCGATCGGCATTCAGGGCCTGACCGTAACCGAGGTAAAGGGCTACGGGCGCCAGAAGGGACATACCGAGATCTATCGCGGCACCGAATATGCCGTCAGCTTCCTGCCGAAGCTCAAGATCGAAATCGCGGTTGCATCTGAACTTGTCGACAGGGCGGTCGAAGCCATCGCGGCGTCGGCCAAGACCGGCCAGATCGGTGACGGCAAGATCTTCGTCTATTCGATCGACCATGCCGTGCGCATCCGTACGGGCGAAACCGATTCAGAAGCGCTGTAA
- the tesB gene encoding acyl-CoA thioesterase II codes for MTRETTEPSAMERLLATLDLEPIEVDIFRGRSPQAGWQRVFGGQVIGQALMAAQRTIEAERFVHSLHAYFIRPGDPSVPIIYQVERIRDGSSFNTRRVVAIQHGKAIFALSASFQVEEPGFDHQIAMPAVAMPEDLLGEQQIKEQYLAHAPEAIRKYWERERPIEIRPVSLTHYFSDKKLDPMQDVWVRATGSVPDDRLYQAAVLAYLSDMTLLDTSLYAHGTSIFDQSLQVASLDHSMWFHRPCKLDDWLLYTQDSPSASGARGLTRGSLFTRTGVLIASVAQEGLIRKKANE; via the coding sequence ATGACGCGCGAGACGACCGAACCTTCGGCGATGGAGAGGCTGCTTGCGACACTCGATCTGGAGCCCATCGAGGTCGATATCTTCCGCGGCCGCAGTCCGCAGGCCGGCTGGCAGCGTGTCTTCGGCGGGCAGGTGATCGGTCAGGCGCTGATGGCGGCGCAGCGCACCATCGAGGCCGAGCGCTTCGTCCATTCACTGCACGCCTACTTCATACGCCCCGGCGATCCCTCGGTGCCGATCATCTATCAGGTGGAACGCATCCGCGACGGATCGAGCTTCAACACCCGGCGCGTGGTCGCAATCCAGCACGGCAAGGCGATCTTCGCGCTCTCGGCTTCTTTCCAGGTGGAGGAACCCGGCTTCGACCACCAGATCGCCATGCCCGCTGTGGCGATGCCCGAAGACTTACTCGGCGAACAGCAGATCAAGGAGCAATATCTGGCGCATGCGCCGGAAGCGATCCGGAAATACTGGGAGCGCGAGCGGCCGATCGAGATCCGCCCCGTCTCGCTGACACACTATTTTTCCGACAAGAAGCTCGATCCCATGCAGGACGTCTGGGTGCGCGCCACTGGTTCGGTTCCCGACGACCGGCTCTATCAGGCTGCAGTGCTTGCCTATCTCTCTGATATGACGCTGCTCGATACCTCGCTTTATGCGCACGGAACTTCCATCTTCGATCAGAGCCTGCAGGTTGCAAGCCTCGATCACTCCATGTGGTTCCACCGGCCCTGCAAGCTCGACGACTGGCTGCTCTATACGCAGGATAGCCCCTCGGCTTCAGGCGCCAGGGGATTGACTCGCGGGAGCCTGTTCACCCGTACAGGTGTGCTGATCGCGTCTGTCGCGCAGGAAGGATTGATTCGGAAAAAGGCAAATGAATAA
- a CDS encoding ubiquinone biosynthesis hydroxylase, with protein sequence MLDMLVVGGGYVGLSAAVAVKQAAPHLNVTVVEAAPEHVWKNDTRASAVIAAAAKMLEIFGIWTEIEPEAQPITKMIVTDSRTSDPVRPVFLTFDGEVAEGRPFAHMVPNVAMVAALRGACERHGIDIRHGLSATELKTQDSHVSVTLSNGNTLESRLVVACDGVRSKLRDLAGIRTVTWDYGQSGIVATVEHERPHDGCAEEHFLPAGPFAILPLRNNRSSLVWTERTHDADRLVAADDLIFEEELERRFGHKLGTLKVIGDKRAFPLGLTLARSFVAPRLALAGDAAHGIHPISGQGLNLGFKDVAALAETIVEADRLGLDIGSINILERYQTWRRFDTFRMGVTTDVLNRLFSNDTTPIRIARDIGLGVVDRLPRLKSFFISQAAGTAARDNPRLLAGQMI encoded by the coding sequence ATGCTGGATATGCTGGTTGTGGGCGGGGGTTATGTCGGCCTTTCCGCGGCCGTCGCGGTCAAGCAGGCAGCGCCCCATCTGAATGTCACGGTCGTCGAGGCCGCGCCCGAGCATGTCTGGAAAAACGATACGCGCGCTTCCGCCGTCATCGCGGCGGCGGCAAAGATGCTCGAAATCTTCGGCATCTGGACCGAAATCGAGCCGGAAGCGCAGCCGATTACCAAGATGATCGTAACAGATTCCCGGACCTCCGATCCGGTTCGCCCGGTTTTCCTTACCTTTGACGGTGAAGTGGCCGAAGGCCGGCCCTTCGCTCACATGGTTCCGAATGTCGCGATGGTCGCAGCACTTCGCGGCGCCTGCGAACGGCACGGCATCGACATACGCCACGGACTGAGCGCGACGGAGCTCAAAACGCAGGACAGCCATGTCAGCGTCACGCTTTCGAACGGCAATACGCTGGAATCCCGGCTGGTGGTCGCCTGCGACGGCGTGCGCTCGAAGCTACGCGATCTCGCCGGCATCAGGACCGTCACCTGGGACTACGGCCAGTCCGGCATCGTCGCGACGGTCGAGCATGAGCGGCCCCATGACGGCTGCGCCGAGGAGCATTTTTTGCCGGCCGGCCCCTTCGCCATCCTGCCGCTCCGGAACAACCGCTCCTCGCTCGTTTGGACGGAACGCACGCATGATGCCGACAGGCTGGTCGCCGCCGACGATCTGATCTTCGAGGAGGAACTGGAACGCCGCTTCGGCCATAAGCTCGGGACGCTCAAAGTCATCGGCGACAAACGCGCCTTTCCGCTCGGCCTGACGCTTGCCCGCTCCTTCGTCGCTCCGCGTTTGGCGCTGGCCGGCGACGCCGCGCACGGCATCCACCCGATTTCGGGACAGGGCCTCAACCTTGGCTTCAAGGACGTGGCGGCGCTCGCCGAAACGATCGTCGAGGCCGACCGCCTCGGTCTCGATATCGGCTCGATCAACATCCTCGAGCGCTACCAGACCTGGCGGCGCTTCGATACTTTCCGCATGGGCGTGACGACCGACGTTCTCAACCGGCTCTTCTCCAACGACACAACGCCGATCCGAATCGCCCGCGACATTGGCCTCGGCGTCGTCGACCGGCTGCCGCGCCTCAAATCCTTCTTCATCAGCCAGGCTGCCGGAACAGCCGCAAGGGACAATCCGCGGCTGCTGGCGGGCCAGATGATATAG
- a CDS encoding Trm112 family protein, whose product MDEKLSRVDPKLLELLVCPLSKGRLSYDREHNELVSEMAQLAYPIRDGIPIMLVSEARRLDE is encoded by the coding sequence ATGGACGAAAAACTGAGCCGCGTCGATCCGAAATTGTTGGAGCTCCTGGTCTGTCCGCTCTCCAAGGGGCGGCTCTCTTATGATCGCGAACATAATGAGCTCGTCTCGGAAATGGCGCAGCTTGCCTATCCTATCCGCGATGGCATTCCGATCATGCTGGTGTCCGAGGCGCGGCGCCTCGACGAATAG
- a CDS encoding LON peptidase substrate-binding domain-containing protein, translated as MRDGFMQVGNARYLKPGDLPDAIAVFPLTGALLLPAGQLPLNIFEPRYLAMLDAALAGNRLIGMVQPALGEHEDKGGEPSLATVGCLGRITSFAETGDGRYIVSLTGVCRFRLLEEKATSDPFRTFRIAPFISDLSAENEEEAVDRTALLTAFKAYLDANKLEADWESVERASNLTLVNSLAMMSPFGPAEKQALLEAPDLKTRAETLIAITEIVLARVFGDSDTVLQ; from the coding sequence ATGCGGGACGGTTTCATGCAAGTCGGTAATGCCAGATACCTGAAGCCGGGCGATCTGCCTGATGCGATCGCCGTCTTCCCCCTGACCGGGGCCCTCCTCCTGCCCGCCGGGCAGCTTCCCCTCAACATCTTCGAGCCGCGTTATCTGGCTATGCTGGATGCAGCACTTGCCGGAAACCGGCTAATCGGCATGGTACAGCCGGCGCTCGGCGAACATGAGGACAAGGGCGGCGAGCCGAGCCTTGCCACCGTCGGCTGCCTCGGTCGCATCACATCCTTCGCCGAGACCGGCGACGGGCGCTATATCGTGTCGCTGACCGGGGTCTGCCGCTTCCGGCTCCTGGAGGAGAAAGCGACCAGCGATCCCTTCCGCACCTTCCGCATCGCGCCCTTCATTTCCGATCTCTCGGCTGAGAACGAGGAGGAAGCGGTCGACCGCACGGCGCTGCTGACCGCCTTCAAGGCCTATCTCGACGCCAATAAGCTGGAGGCCGACTGGGAGAGCGTCGAGCGGGCCAGCAACCTGACGCTGGTCAATTCACTCGCCATGATGTCGCCGTTCGGACCGGCTGAAAAGCAGGCGCTCCTGGAGGCGCCGGACCTGAAGACGCGGGCTGAGACGCTGATCGCCATCACCGAAATCGTACTGGCGCGGGTCTTCGGTGACTCCGATACGGTTCTGCAGTAG
- the trxA gene encoding thioredoxin, producing MSGSNNPYNGSFGNQMSATASFGAQTEPAAAAGSYITDTTTANFGKDVIEASRKQPVLVDFWAPWCGPCKQLTPVLEKVVNEANGRVRLVKMNIDDHPSIAGQLGIQSIPAVIAFVNGRPADGFMGAVPETQIRQFIDRIAGPAGADEAAEIEAVLTEAAEFLAAGNVNEAAQLYGAVMQADPENAKALAGMAECMIAANQHQRARETLTDLPEELAKDAGIQAVLKKLDQIEEARKLGDPVALERELAANPDNHEARLKLAKILNVEGRREEAAEHLLLIMRKDRAFDDDGARRQLLQFFEVWGFKDPATVAARRKLSAMLFS from the coding sequence ATGAGCGGCAGCAACAATCCCTATAATGGTTCCTTCGGAAATCAGATGTCGGCAACGGCCAGCTTCGGCGCTCAGACTGAACCGGCGGCTGCGGCCGGCAGCTACATCACCGACACGACGACCGCGAATTTCGGCAAGGACGTTATCGAGGCATCGCGCAAACAGCCGGTGCTGGTCGATTTCTGGGCGCCCTGGTGCGGTCCCTGCAAGCAACTGACGCCGGTCCTGGAGAAGGTGGTCAACGAGGCTAATGGCCGCGTTCGGCTGGTCAAGATGAACATCGACGACCATCCCTCGATAGCTGGCCAGCTCGGAATCCAGTCGATTCCTGCCGTCATTGCCTTCGTCAACGGCCGTCCGGCCGACGGCTTCATGGGCGCGGTGCCTGAGACCCAGATTCGCCAGTTCATCGACCGGATCGCCGGTCCGGCCGGCGCCGACGAGGCGGCCGAGATCGAGGCCGTACTGACGGAAGCGGCAGAGTTTCTCGCCGCCGGCAATGTCAACGAGGCGGCGCAGCTTTACGGCGCCGTCATGCAGGCCGATCCCGAGAATGCCAAGGCGCTTGCCGGAATGGCCGAATGCATGATCGCCGCAAACCAGCATCAGCGGGCGCGCGAAACGCTGACTGATCTGCCGGAGGAGCTTGCGAAGGATGCCGGCATCCAGGCGGTGCTGAAGAAGCTCGACCAGATCGAAGAGGCGCGCAAGCTCGGCGATCCCGTTGCGCTCGAGCGTGAACTGGCTGCCAATCCCGATAATCACGAGGCGCGGCTGAAGCTCGCCAAGATCCTCAATGTCGAAGGCCGGCGCGAGGAAGCCGCCGAACATCTGCTTCTCATCATGCGCAAGGATCGCGCCTTCGACGATGACGGCGCCCGCCGGCAACTGCTGCAGTTCTTCGAGGTCTGGGGATTCAAGGATCCGGCGACGGTGGCCGCCCGGCGCAAGCTTTCGGCGATGCTGTTCTCTTAA
- a CDS encoding prolyl-tRNA synthetase associated domain-containing protein translates to MSENTCKTREELFAFLDRLGIPHKTVDHAPVFTVAESVALRDEIPGGHTKNLFVKDKKDRYFLLTVEENAEVDLKQVHTIIGGSGRVSFGRAEKLMEYLGVIPGAVTAFGAINDSGGNVTFVLDADLMEEEIVNCHPLSNNATTSIASGDLIRFMEATGHKPLVLKVTS, encoded by the coding sequence ATGTCAGAAAATACCTGCAAGACAAGAGAAGAATTGTTCGCCTTCCTCGACCGGCTGGGCATCCCGCACAAGACGGTCGATCATGCGCCCGTTTTCACGGTGGCCGAATCGGTTGCCCTGCGCGATGAAATTCCCGGCGGTCACACCAAGAATCTGTTCGTCAAGGACAAGAAGGACAGGTATTTTCTGCTGACTGTGGAGGAGAATGCCGAGGTCGACCTCAAGCAGGTTCACACCATCATCGGCGGGTCGGGCCGGGTCTCGTTCGGCAGAGCGGAGAAGCTGATGGAGTATCTCGGTGTCATTCCGGGAGCGGTTACGGCCTTCGGTGCGATCAACGATTCCGGTGGGAACGTCACCTTCGTGCTCGATGCCGATCTGATGGAAGAGGAGATCGTCAACTGCCACCCGCTCTCCAATAATGCGACGACATCGATTGCGAGCGGCGACCTGATCCGTTTCATGGAAGCGACCGGACATAAGCCGCTTGTCTTGAAAGTGACGTCCTGA
- a CDS encoding DUF2934 domain-containing protein — protein MSHNRDVWVSQRAYSLWESEGRPEGRGESHWMQALKEFEQLELTKASPDGHDLIEKLKAAGRLMRVYDGVVPAVEDDLQLKAAR, from the coding sequence ATGAGTCACAATAGGGACGTCTGGGTCAGCCAGCGCGCTTATTCGCTGTGGGAATCGGAAGGCAGGCCGGAGGGGCGCGGGGAAAGCCACTGGATGCAGGCGCTCAAGGAGTTCGAGCAGCTGGAATTGACGAAGGCCTCACCCGACGGACACGATCTCATCGAGAAGCTGAAGGCGGCCGGACGGCTGATGCGGGTCTATGACGGGGTGGTCCCCGCCGTCGAGGACGACCTGCAACTGAAAGCGGCGCGTTAG
- a CDS encoding ThuA domain-containing protein, with the protein MRKALIVWGGWQGHEPEQCAHIVADLLREDDFAVEVTGDLGIFGSPTLAKADLLVPIITGETLDKTHASALVEAVRGGLGLAGHHGALATSFKESAPFRYVCGVTWVAHPGNIIDFGVAVTRQDDPVMEGIPDFDYRSEQYYLHYDPTVEILATTTFTGAYDPAARNVVMPVVFKRRFGAGRIFYSALGHVAAEFDHPYMPLILRRGLGWAARQ; encoded by the coding sequence ATGAGGAAGGCATTGATCGTCTGGGGCGGGTGGCAGGGCCATGAGCCGGAACAATGCGCCCATATCGTCGCCGACCTGCTGCGGGAGGACGACTTCGCGGTGGAGGTGACGGGCGATCTCGGCATATTCGGCTCTCCGACCCTGGCAAAGGCGGATCTGCTGGTGCCCATCATCACCGGCGAAACGCTGGATAAGACCCATGCTAGCGCCCTGGTCGAAGCCGTCCGTGGAGGTCTCGGACTCGCCGGCCATCACGGCGCTCTCGCCACGTCCTTCAAGGAAAGCGCGCCTTTCCGCTACGTCTGCGGCGTGACCTGGGTCGCCCATCCCGGCAACATCATCGATTTCGGTGTCGCCGTCACCCGCCAGGACGATCCCGTCATGGAGGGCATTCCCGATTTCGACTATCGTTCGGAGCAATATTATCTCCATTATGATCCGACAGTCGAAATCCTCGCCACCACCACCTTCACCGGCGCCTATGATCCGGCGGCGCGCAACGTGGTGATGCCCGTCGTCTTCAAACGCCGTTTCGGCGCCGGTCGCATCTTCTATTCCGCTCTCGGCCATGTCGCCGCCGAGTTCGACCATCCCTATATGCCGCTCATCCTGCGGCGTGGCCTCGGCTGGGCGGCCCGCCAATAG
- the galE gene encoding UDP-glucose 4-epimerase GalE, with protein sequence MAGETVLVVGGAGYIGSHTCLDLANKGYRPVVFDNFSNGHREFVKWGPAEEGDIRDRARLDEVLAKHKPSAILHFAALIEVGESVKDPVSFYENNVIGTLTLLSAAQAAGVNAFVFSSTCATYGLPQSVPLDETHRQVPINPYGRTKYIVEQALADYDQYKSLRSVVLRYFNAAGADFEGRIGEWHQPETHAIPLAIDAALGRRQGFKVFGSDYETRDGTCVRDYIHVLDLADAHVRAVEYLLKGGDSVALNLGTGTGTTVKELLGAIEDVSNRPFPVEYIGRREGDSHTLVANNDKARDVLGWVPQYDLSEIIRSAWNWHAKSNQH encoded by the coding sequence ATGGCAGGTGAAACGGTTCTTGTGGTCGGCGGCGCCGGTTATATCGGCTCGCATACGTGCCTCGACCTGGCGAACAAGGGCTACCGTCCTGTCGTCTTCGACAATTTTTCGAACGGCCATCGCGAGTTTGTCAAATGGGGCCCGGCCGAGGAGGGCGATATCCGCGATCGCGCCCGGTTGGATGAGGTGCTGGCCAAGCACAAGCCGTCGGCCATCCTACATTTCGCGGCGCTGATCGAAGTCGGCGAATCGGTCAAGGATCCGGTTTCCTTCTATGAAAACAATGTGATCGGCACTCTGACGCTGCTGTCGGCGGCGCAGGCGGCCGGCGTCAACGCCTTCGTTTTCTCCTCCACCTGCGCCACCTATGGCCTGCCGCAGAGCGTGCCGCTCGATGAGACGCACCGGCAGGTGCCGATCAATCCCTACGGCCGGACGAAATATATCGTCGAACAGGCGCTTGCCGATTACGACCAGTACAAGAGCCTGCGCTCCGTGGTGCTGCGCTATTTCAATGCGGCCGGCGCCGATTTCGAAGGCCGGATCGGGGAGTGGCACCAGCCGGAAACCCATGCAATTCCCTTGGCGATCGACGCCGCCCTCGGCCGTCGCCAGGGCTTCAAGGTGTTCGGCAGCGACTATGAGACGCGCGACGGCACCTGCGTGCGCGACTACATCCATGTGCTGGATCTTGCCGACGCACATGTGCGCGCCGTCGAATATCTGCTGAAGGGCGGCGATTCCGTTGCACTCAACCTCGGCACAGGCACGGGCACGACGGTCAAGGAATTGCTCGGGGCGATCGAGGACGTGTCGAACCGACCCTTCCCGGTCGAATACATCGGCCGGCGTGAGGGGGATTCGCATACGCTGGTCGCCAACAACGACAAGGCGCGCGACGTGCTCGGTTGGGTGCCGCAGTATGATCTGTCCGAGATCATTCGTTCCGCCTGGAACTGGCATGCAAAATCCAACCAGCATTGA
- a CDS encoding alkaline phosphatase family protein: MQNPTSIELKSIEKLRRPNILLITADQWRGDCLSAVGHACVKTPEIDALAREGTLFRRHYAGAAPCSPARATLYTGLYQMNHRVCRNGSPLDARFDNLALAARRAGYDPTLFGYTDTAPDPRGMDAADPHLTTYEGVLPGFTARQLLPEHERQWLSWLRSRGHANAVSRDIHIPVGAQAGEISDAAPAYSSEETQTAFLAGEFIRWMSEQDRPWFAHVSFLRPHPPFSVPEPFNRMYKPDDGPAFARAENREAEQEAHPYLAYSMPLSDKGSFIHRAEGPLSAWSGEDFAAIRAIYYGMMSEVDAQLGRIWQALKDAGVWDDTLVVFTSDHAEMAGDHWTLGKGGFFDGSYHIPLIIRDPANGAAGGIVDHFTSAADIFPTLCDRLGIEAKNGLDGRSLMPFIRGGCAEGWRDAIFWEFDFRDIAKGEAERHFGLKSNQCNLAVIRDGRFKYVHFAALPPLLFNLSDDPMELEDVAADPAYAATRLEYAEKLLSLRARHLDQTLAYTELTERGPVTRRPR, encoded by the coding sequence ATGCAAAATCCAACCAGCATTGAGCTAAAAAGCATTGAGAAGCTCCGCCGGCCCAATATTCTGCTGATCACCGCGGACCAATGGCGTGGCGACTGCCTGTCGGCGGTCGGCCATGCTTGTGTGAAAACACCTGAAATCGATGCGCTGGCGCGCGAAGGCACGCTCTTCCGGCGGCACTATGCCGGGGCGGCCCCCTGCTCGCCGGCCCGGGCCACGCTCTATACCGGCCTTTATCAGATGAACCACCGCGTCTGCCGCAATGGTTCGCCGCTCGACGCCCGCTTCGACAATCTGGCGCTGGCGGCCCGGCGGGCGGGATACGATCCGACGCTGTTCGGCTATACCGACACGGCGCCCGACCCGCGCGGCATGGATGCGGCTGACCCGCATCTGACGACCTATGAGGGCGTGTTGCCGGGTTTTACCGCTCGCCAGCTCCTGCCCGAGCATGAGCGGCAATGGCTCTCATGGCTCCGGTCACGTGGCCATGCAAATGCCGTCAGCCGCGACATCCACATTCCTGTCGGTGCGCAAGCCGGCGAAATTTCTGATGCGGCGCCAGCCTATTCCAGCGAAGAGACCCAGACCGCCTTCCTGGCCGGCGAATTCATTCGCTGGATGAGCGAACAGGACCGGCCGTGGTTTGCGCATGTCTCCTTCTTGCGTCCGCATCCGCCATTTTCCGTGCCGGAGCCGTTCAACCGGATGTATAAGCCGGATGACGGGCCGGCTTTTGCGCGCGCGGAAAATCGCGAAGCGGAACAGGAAGCCCATCCCTATCTCGCCTATTCCATGCCGCTCTCCGACAAGGGCAGCTTCATTCACCGGGCGGAAGGGCCGCTCAGCGCCTGGAGTGGCGAGGATTTCGCGGCGATCCGGGCGATCTATTACGGGATGATGTCAGAGGTCGACGCGCAACTCGGCCGGATCTGGCAGGCGCTGAAGGATGCGGGCGTTTGGGACGATACGCTGGTCGTTTTCACCTCGGACCATGCCGAGATGGCGGGAGACCACTGGACGCTCGGCAAGGGTGGCTTCTTCGACGGCAGCTACCATATCCCGCTGATAATCCGCGATCCCGCGAACGGTGCGGCCGGCGGTATCGTCGACCACTTCACCAGCGCTGCCGATATCTTTCCCACGCTTTGCGATAGGCTCGGCATCGAGGCAAAGAATGGACTCGACGGCCGGTCGCTGATGCCGTTCATCAGGGGCGGGTGCGCGGAAGGCTGGCGCGACGCGATATTCTGGGAATTCGATTTTCGCGACATTGCCAAGGGGGAAGCCGAGCGGCATTTCGGGCTGAAGTCCAACCAATGCAATCTCGCCGTGATCCGCGATGGTCGGTTCAAATATGTGCATTTCGCCGCACTGCCGCCGCTGCTGTTCAATCTCAGCGACGACCCTATGGAACTCGAAGACGTCGCGGCTGATCCGGCCTATGCGGCGACCCGGCTTGAATATGCCGAGAAGCTGCTCTCGCTGAGAGCGCGCCATCTCGACCAGACGCTTGCTTATACCGAGCTGACGGAAAGGGGGCCGGTGACGCGCCGGCCCCGGTAG
- a CDS encoding DUF1993 domain-containing protein, whose product MSISIYRLTVPMFQRGLASLKTYLDKAEAYAKEKNIDPAILVSARLAPDMLPLAGQYQRASDSAKFTLARLTATDAPKFDDNETTIEQLRERLAKTEAYLASFSSEALEGAESRQITLPGKSGAVLPGDEYVASFALPNFYFHVATAHAILRNQGAPIGKRDYLG is encoded by the coding sequence ATGTCCATTTCGATCTACCGCCTTACCGTTCCCATGTTCCAGCGCGGCCTCGCCAGCCTGAAGACATATCTCGACAAGGCTGAAGCTTATGCGAAGGAGAAGAATATCGACCCTGCGATCCTCGTCTCCGCTCGACTTGCGCCCGATATGCTGCCGCTCGCAGGCCAGTATCAGCGGGCCAGCGACAGCGCCAAGTTCACGCTCGCACGCCTGACGGCGACCGACGCTCCGAAGTTCGATGATAACGAGACGACGATCGAACAGCTGCGCGAGCGCCTGGCGAAGACCGAAGCCTATCTCGCCAGCTTCTCCTCTGAGGCGCTGGAGGGCGCGGAAAGTCGCCAGATCACTCTGCCGGGCAAGAGCGGCGCCGTGCTGCCCGGCGACGAATATGTCGCCTCCTTCGCGCTACCGAACTTCTACTTCCACGTCGCCACCGCTCATGCCATCCTGCGTAACCAGGGCGCGCCGATCGGCAAGCGTGACTATCTCGGTTGA